The Mauremys mutica isolate MM-2020 ecotype Southern chromosome 1, ASM2049712v1, whole genome shotgun sequence genome has a segment encoding these proteins:
- the PKDREJ gene encoding polycystic kidney disease and receptor for egg jelly-related protein: MPPPLLLPSLLLPLLGCCGPPAGRAAAAPPRFQLPPLLVTCSDPHGRVYRRQDNAVWASCLWDGPIELRYTRAPGAVSRAQDGETHLPPPPRCRWYRDSTWVQDTSRWSGRAVLGPGLAGGGPAPPWASSHITVQCASASCAVPTCLHRNLSIEVSGQDVRLFLLWPPEPPILEWQPVQLGWCARLKSSRWRYRFSSRGGSPAALLIPSNQHHKLLPPAAYPRAELHQVCASYYSYRLTVHYTRRGLYIASISMEQGPQISLSLTLRVEPALLHVLSAHSKLFSLPYQPLSLSWSLQPLGPRTLAYRLLDMQGTERWSASYNPYALRSNFCADSMPRQANEMALASIYFHVDGEWFGDLAGELSFSNATLGLTVNSETPTYLTLNAQKTKTGTYIFSRNHGLYYTTQANNASAPDDGFNTHYIFFQQQSLSFLLTIEFVKLQWYKFNMHLYLNRKGALFRSLVDRDIEVHIFNSGPSFLRSLIYIVWFIPVQHPMLQCEWTFNLQLFGSRKEYLIQNNTYTYDDHVRNAAHFVRRSVLPFNPALYTGFVAKVNCTRSGLTPAVLKVTVNTYASKVMESLVSCQKKPCFIERLRIQKPDLVYPIIRTKKGLQLILYAKLQVNCTDLVRTDAIWKIYGVQNVTTIPDWTKPLNPPLIWRRQMLILQIPSFSLDYGLYLFNFSVKITASEGVVEGSDTVFVQIEKSDLVAVIAGGTFRTVGFSDHWTLDGSTSSDPDSVDRLEGLTFMWYCTKRVSDYANMTVSTNGTCHPNQVDLKWIKFSGPTQTVLPETLQGNTVYHFRLVIQKDNRKSYADQTISVRPGSPPVLNVTCIENCGKIVIPTDRFTLSGKCLNCRMTSRPVYHWSLFSGSFTEVKFDWASKTSTGKSSAYLSIHALTFMNIADQSYTLLLKITTWGGRSSTYRYSFYVNSAPRIGKCTVNPTRGVAFLTKFIVQCSGFSDKNLPLTYKVIAASDLLKSSRITSLEENTLGTIVYFGYQPKTPPSFLPIGVPSKKYTLTIYVQVYDSLGAFSQVTLHTTVQDPAKSRPPDIMLNELLALTSGSSAPMTSLLQIGDYLNVGYLVYMVASILNDIKTAPTIQVSKAEFRESLLNQSLSIPTTNIIEVNQVVACISELTQEVTEVNRASQQLAIQKLKEVSEALKRFRDKSLGSEQTELLSTGILTGLSNVLKASLLDLSNVNVHAVKQTFSVMETLAEIVLQGKVPGENETVMEAKSWNINLNKDEKWDVTNTFSAKKDCKNCFYPTLKQGDHSELPIDAVISTVFYEFEENPFPWLAYRSDIVTTVTGFKMTGTKVNGDIIGIMPAVAEVIIARKDKKSAAFKLTIGPDKTLPKTTGGFSFEVNRNSKDIFIQILTKLKVSFRLFIYLGVNVTHTSPIASFFASHNEPAVASGNKSNNIDCAIKAPYVICLPQSLLRATAPGSGTDKWNISIILQSQSIVRSRNNRLVSISLFNAVCLDLDGVQSQWKEGTCVLGPLTSWQRVHCICKVKQHTKGTASRTIPSSSKFDIKFLASKVFVVPNPVDLEKSLLAKIHKNMVTLLTVLFIFLVYFLLALWALRKDRTDKVSRDKVIVLQDNDPFDKVCYLVTLYTGSRLGAGTTADVFLQLIGQNGTSDVHHLRHLNYPSFIRGGIDTFLLTTKNDLGDIYSLRVWHNNGGSSPDWFLSRVKVENMYTKEFWLFICRKWLALDKDDRILERTFVVTHPRVPLAKMDYFLINIANDLVDSHIWLSVFAQVVTGSFNRLQRLSCCLAVLLCTLLINIMFFNADKNKEVVSIHLRYLISIIIGIESALVTIPVQMIITALFKYSQKEPSPHGAAQNHPKESSPFMSGNLRNWKERLQKWYLTEASTQSVSSNSLENCSNANDSYSLQYFDKKRKQRTPKMWSNCTISEGAANAIAAEEENAADTSTAEAKAQQTQPPNSNFSNNYAEEKDASIQKERKPLNIPFMLFRKRPQITFCWWCVYVSWILVIAVAGVSSFFIVLYGLSYGYKTSLEWLLASTTSFFESVLLLQTLKIILFSALGTIYPKYCENIPWSTRDNFLEIRLDEVTMDADEMREMHYGIIRLRGTKQYQPLEEDEITIMRKREKIKSKVFIFLKDIVSHFVFLTLVLNIAYSTENTNSFYYNQVIHKQFSLKLSNVDKLEHIYLWVNNVFLPLIHNNHQPTFLSDSWSKILGLPRMRQVRAKSTEKKCFHPHSFVNKFVISKSHCLHKYGSDPEERGDYVGSWTKGANRSVTSDTDNYVGFTYQSNRNQWVYYSYGELYTYGPGGYTFYFFPAEQRPNSTKRLNVLQNSNWLDEETWAVIIELTTFNPDVHLFCSISVIFEVSHFGLINTSLSVHSFTLPIFQQQSRTQIFVFITVLAFLLIYIMDEIHIIRQERTKYIKNVSNLINFGLKSVFFFFVFLQVIKFKMGADIVKFYLLNPNDFIPFHTVSHVDQTLRIIMGFLAFLIVLKTLRYSRFFYDVRLAQRSILAALPGICSMALVVAVYFFVYMAFGYLVFGQHEWNYNNMIHSAQTVFSYCVSAFKDTAFTSNRLLGGLFLASFMLVMICVLINLFQAVIMSAYEDMKQPVYEEPSDEAEVITFLVHKIRRIWYFITCRTPSASDPDLLNSVLYGQAQRYSHRHLGLKTKKINGKKMVYLVI, encoded by the coding sequence atgccgccgccgctgctgctccccagcctcCTCCTGCCGCTCCTGGGCTGCTGCGGCCCCCCGGCGGGccgggctgctgcagcccccccgcgCTTCCAGCTCCCGCCACTGCTGGTCACCTGCTCGGACCCGCACGGGCGAGTCTATCGGCGCCAGGACAACGCGGTCTGGGCCTCGTGCCTGTGGGATGGGCCCATCGAGCTGCGTTATACGCGGGCCCCGGGAGCAGTGTCACGAGCCCAGGACGGGGAGACACACCTGCCACCCCCACCGCGCTGCCGCTGGTACCGGGACTCGACCTGGGTGCAGGACACGTCTCGCTGgtcaggcagggcagtgctggggccaggcctggctggggggggccctgctccacCCTGGGCCTCAAGCCACATCACGGTGCAGTGTGCGTCGGCCTCGTGTGCCGTGCCCACGTGCCTGCACCGCAACCTGAGCATCGAGGTGTCCGGGCAGGATGTGCGGCTCTTCCTGCTTTGGCCACCGGAACCCCCCATCCTCGAGTGGCAGCCCGTGCAGCTGGGCTGGTGTGCACGCCTGAAGAGCTCACGCTGGCGCTACCGCTTCAGCAGCCGCGggggcagccctgctgcactcctcaTTCCTAGCAACCAGCACCACAAGCTGCTCCCACCCGCTGCCTACCCAAGAGCTGAATTGCACCAGGTCTGTGCCTCCTACTACAGCTACCGCCTGACCGTGCACTATACCCGCCGTGGTCTCTACATTGCCTCAATCAGCATGGAGCAGGGGCCTCAGATCAGCCTCAGCCTCACCCTCAGGGTGGAGCCAGCTCTGCTGCATGTCCTCAGTGCCCACTCTAAGCTGTTTAGCCTTCCTTACCagcccctcagcctctcctggaGCCTACAGCCCCTTGGCCCCAGGACATTGGCATATAGGCTGCTGGACATGCAGGGGACGGAGCGCTGGTCAGCCTCCTATAATCCTTATGCTTTGCGGAGCAACTTCTGTGCTGACTCCATGCCCCGGCAGGCTAATGAAATGGCGCTGGCCAGCATCTACTTCCATGTTGATGGAGAGTGGTTTGGGGATCTAGCAGGGGAGCTGAGTTTCTCCAATGCTACACTGGGCCTGACAGTGAACAGTGAAACTCCCACGTACCTCACCCTTAATGCCCAGAAGACCAAGACTGGCACTTATATTTTTAGCCGCAACCATGGACTTTATTACACCACCCAAGCAAACAATGCCAGTGCCCCTGATGATGGCTTCAACACCCATTATATATTCTTCCAGCAGCAGAGCCTTTCCTTCTTACTCACTATTGAGTTTGTGAAGTTGCAGTGGTACAAGTTCAACATGCACTTGTATCTGAACCGGAAAGGAGCCCTGTTCAGGTCTCTAGTGGACAGAGATATAGAAGTCCACATTTTCAACAGTGGTCCTTCTTTTTTGCGGAGTTTGATCTACATTGTGTGGTTTATTCCTGTGCAACATCCGATGCTGCAGTGTGAGTGGACCTTCAACCTGCAGTTGTTTGGGTCAAGAAAAGAGTACCTCATCCAGAACAATACTTATACTTATGATGATCATGTCAGAAATGCAGCCCACTTTGTCCGTCGCTCTGTTTTACCTTTTAATCCTGCCCTATACACAGGGTTTGTGGCAAAAGTGAATTGTACCAGAAGTGGACTTACACCTGCTGTTTTAAAAGTCACAGTCAACACTTATGCTTCAAAGGTCATGGAGTCACTGGTGTCTTGTCAGAAAAAACCTTGTTTCATAGAGCGTTTGAGAATCCAGAAGCCTGATCTTGTTTACCCCATCATACGTACTAAAAAAGGGTTACAACTTATCCTGTATGCCAAGTTGCAAGTAAACTGCACAGATCTTGTACGTACTGATGCAATCTGGAAAATCTATGGTGTTCAGAATGTCACGACTATTCCAGACTGGACAAAACCTTTAAATCCACCCCTCATCTGGAGAAGACAGATGCTCATTTTACAAATTCCCAGCTTTAGTTTAGATTATGGCTTGTATCTGTTTAATTTCTCTGTTAAAATAACTGCATCTGAGGGTGTTGTGGAAGGCTCAGATACAGTTTTTGTTCAGATTGAGAAGAGTGACCTGGTGGCAGTCATTGCTGGAGGCACCTTCCGGACAGTGGGTTTTTCTGATCATTGGACTCTGGATGGATCTACTTCCTCTGATCCTGATTCAGTGGACCGATTAGAGGGGCTCACATTTATGTGGTACTGTACAAAACGTGTATCAGATTATGCAAACATGACAGTGAGTACAAATGGGACCTGTCATCCAAACCAGGTAGATTTGAAATGGATAAAGTTTTCTGGTCCTACTCAAACTGTTTTGCCAGAAACCCTTCAAGGAAATACTGTGTACCATTTTCGTTTGGTCATTCAAAAAGATAACAGAAAGAGTTATGCTGACCAAACCATAAGTGTGCGGCCTGGATCTCCACCTGTTCTGAATGTTACATGCATTGAAAATTGTGGTAAAATTGTAATTCCAACAGATAGATTTACATTGTCTGGAAAATGCCTAAACTGTAGAATGACTAGTCGACCAGTCTATCACTGGTCACTTTTTTCAGGAAGTTTCACTGAAGTAAAATTTGATTGGGCTTCCAAAACTTCAACAGGGAAGTCTAGTGCATACCTGTCTATACATGCTTTGACTTTTATGAATATTGCAGACCAGTCATACACTCTTCTCCTAAAAATAACCACTTGGGGTGGTAGGTCATCAACCTACAGGTACTCATTTTATGTAAATTCTGCACCTAGGATTGGAAAGTGTACTGTCAATCCAACCAGGGGTGTTGCATTCCTGACAAAATTCATTGTTCAGTGTAGTGGATTTTCGGATAAAAATTTACCTCTTACGTATAAAGTAATAGCAGCCTCAGATTTATTGAAAAGCAGTAGAATAACTTCTTTAGAGGAGAATACATTGGGGACAATAGTATATTTTGGCTATCAGCCTAAAACTCCTCCATCTTTTCTCCCCATTGGTGTACCATCTAAGAAGTATACTTTGACAATCTATGTTCAAGTGTATGATTCCCTTGGGGCATTTTCCCAAGTAACTTTACACACAACAGTGCAGGATCCAGCCAAAAGTAGACCGCCAGATATTATGCTCAATGAACTGCTTGCTTTAACCAGTGGATCAAGTGCACCAATGACATCTTTGCTTCAAATTGGAGATTATTTAAATGTAGGCTATTTGGTTTATATGGTTGCCTCAATTTTAAATGATATTAAAACTGCACCAACTATCCAGGTGTCTAAGGCTGAATTTAGGGAAAGCCTTCTTAATCAGTCTTTGAGTATTCCTACTACCAACATAATAGAAGTAAATCAAGTAGTTGCTTGTATTTCTGAATTAACACAGGAAGTCACTGAAGTAAATAGAGCATCACAACAGCTTGCCATTCAAAAATTGAAAGAAGTGAGTGAAGCACTAAAAAGATTCAGGGATAAAAGCCTTGGGTCTGAACAAACAGAGCTTCTGAGCACTGGTATACTAACAGGCCTGTCCAATGTCCTGAAAGCTTCTCTTTTAGACCTCAGCAATGTGAATGTGCATGCAGTTAAACAAACCTTCTCTGTCATGGAGACTTTAGCAGAAATAGTCTTACAAGGCAAAGTCCCTGGAGAAAATGAAACTGTAATGGAGGCCAAAAGCTGGAACATTAATTTAAATAAAGATGAAAAGTGGGATGTCACAAATACTTTCTCCGCCAAAAAAGACTGCAAGAATTGCTTTTATCCAACACTGAAGCAGGGGGATCATTCGGAATTGCCAATAGATGCTGTAATTTCCACTGTATTTTATGAGTTTGAAGAGAACCCCTTCCCTTGGTTGGCATATAGGTCAGATATTGTGACAACAGTCACGGGGTTCAAAATGACAGGAACCAAGGTGAATGGTGACATAATAGGGATCATGCCTGCAGTAGCAGAAGTGATTATTGCTAGAAAAGACAAGAAGTCTGCAGCTTTTAAATTGACAATAGGGCCTGATAAAACCCTCCCAAAAACAACTGGAGGATTTAGTTTTGAAGTGAACAGAAACTCCAAGGATATATTTATCCAGATTTTGACtaaattaaaagtttctttcAGGTTATTTATATACTTAGGTGTTAATGTCACCCACACctctcctatagcttcttttTTTGCTTCTCACAATGAGCCTGCAGTTGCAAGTGGGAATAAGTCAAATAACATAGATTGTGCGATTAAGGCTCCTTATGTTATCTGTCTCCCACAGTCACTGCTGAGGgccacagccccaggcagtgggacagATAAATGGAACATTTCCATTATCTTGCAATCACAATCTATTGTAAGGTCCAGAAACAACAGATTGGTGAGCATCTCCCTTTTTAATGCTGTCTGCTTAGACCTAGATGGAGTGCAGAGTCAGTGGAAAGAAGGTACATGCGTTCTTGGCCCTCTTACCAGCTGGCAAAGGGTACATTGCATCTGCAAGGTGAAGCAGCACACCAAGGGAACAGCAAGCCGCACCATACCCAGTTCCTCCAAATTCGATATCAAGTTCTTGGCCTCTAAAGTATTTGTGGTCCCCAACCCAGTGGATCTGGAAAAATCCCTTTTAGcaaaaatacacaaaaacatGGTGACCCTCTTAACAGTGCTTTTCATTTTTTTAGTCTATTTTCTCCTAGCTCTCTGGGCCCTGAGAAAAGACCGGACTGATAAAGTTAGCAGGGACAAAGTTATAGTCCTGCAAGACAATGACCCCTTTGATAAAGTGTGCTACTTGGTCACTTTATACACAGGCAGTCGCTTGGGAGCTGGAACCACAGCAGATGTTTTTCTCCAACTCATAGGCCAAAATGGCACCAGTGACGTGCATCACTTACGGCACCTGAATTATCCATCATTCATTCGAGGAGGCATTGATACTTTTCTGCTAACTACCAAGAATGATTTAGGAGACATTTATTCCCTTAGGGTCTGGCACAATAACGGAGGTTCTTCTCCTGACTGGTTCTTAAGTAGAGTAAAAGTTGAAAATATGTATACTAAAGAGTTCTGGCTGTTTATTTGCAGGAAATGGCTTGCTCTTGATAAGGACGATCGCATACTAGAAAGGACATTTGTTGTTACACATCCAAGAGTACCTTTGGCCAAAATGGactattttttaataaatattgccAATGACCTCGTAGATAGTCACATATGGTTATCTGTTTTTGCTCAGGTTGTCACTGGCTCTTTCAACAGACTCCAAAGATTATCTTGCTGTTTAGCAGTACTATTGTGTACCCTGCTTATTAACATTATGTTCTTTAATGCCGACAAAAATAAAGAAGTTGTTTCAATACACTTACGATATTTGATATCAATAATAATAGGAATTGAAAGTGCTTTGGTTACCATCCCTGTGCAAATGATTATAACTGCCTTGTTTAAGTATTCACAGAAGGAGCCTTCTCCACATGGTGCAGCTCAGAATCACCCAAAGGAAAGTTCACCCTTCATGTCTGGAAACCTTAGGAACTGGAAGGAACGCCTGCAAAAATGGTACCTTACAGAAGCTTCTACACAATCTGTGAGTAGCAATTCTCTAGAGAACTGTTCCAATGCTAATGATTCGTATAGTTTGCAGTATTTTGATaagaaaagaaagcaaagaaCACCAAAAATGTGGAGTAATTGCACAATCTCTGAGGGTGCTGCAAATGCAATTGCAGCAGAGGAGGAAAATGCAGCTGATACTTCAACTGCAGAGGCTAAAGCACAACAGACCCAACCGCCAAACTCCAATTTCAGTAATaattatgcagaagaaaaggaTGCCAGcattcagaaagaaagaaaaccactAAACATCCCCTTCATGCTCTTTCGCAAAAGGCCACAGATAACTTTTTGTTGGTGGTGTGTCTATGTCTCTTGGATATTGGTCATAGCTGTAGCGGGGGTGTCATCATTTTTCATCGTATTATATGGTCTGTCCTATGGCTACAAAACATCATTAGAGTGGCTTTTAGCATCAACAACCTCATTTTTTGAGAGTGTGCTTCTTCTTCAAACCCTAAAAATCATTCTTTTCTCAGCCCTGGGTACAATTTATCCAAAGTACTGTGAAAACATCCCATGGTCAACCAGGGATAATTTCCTTGAGATTAGGTTGGATGAAGTAACTATGGATGCAGATGAGATGAGAGAGATGCACTATGGAATTATCAGACTCAGAGGCACTAAGCAGTATCAGCCCTTAGAAGAGGATGAAATCACAATCatgaggaaaagagagaaaattaaaAGCAAAGTTTTCATCTTCCTAAAAGACATTGTCAGTCACTTTGTCTTTTTAACCCTAGTATTAAATATTGCCTACTCCACAGAAAACACCAATAGCTTTTACTACAATCAAGTTATTCATAAACAATTCTCTCTCAAGCTCTCCAACGTGGATAAACTAGAACACATTTACTTGTGGGTGAATAATGTCTTTTTGCCTTTGATCCACAATAACCACCAACCAACTTTTCTTTCTGATAGCTGGTCCAAAATCCTAGGTTTGCCAAGGATGAGACAAGTAAGGGCGAAAAGTACTGAGAAAAAATGTTTCCATCCTCACAGCTTTGTAAATAAATTTGTGATCAGTAAAAGCCATTGTCTTCATAAATATGGCAGTGACCCTGAAGAGAGAGGAGACTATGTTGGGTCCTGGACAAAGGGTGCCAACAGATCTGTTACTAGTGACACTGACAACTATGTAGGGTTTACGTACCAGTCAAACAGAAATCAGTGGGTGTATTACTCATATGGAGAATTATACACATATGGACCAGGGGGATACACTTTTTACTTCTTCCCTGCAGAACAGCGGCCTAATTCAACAAAAAGGCTGAATGTTTTACAAAATAGCAATTGGCTTGATGAAGAGACATGGGCTGTGATTATTGAACTAACTACATTTAACCCAGATGTACATTTATTTTGCAGCATCTCAGTAATATTTGAAGTTTCTCATTTTGGGCTCATAAACACAAGCTTGTCAGTACATTCTTTCACGCTCCCAATTTTCCAGCAGCAAAGCAGAACACAAATTTTTGTGTTTATAACTGTTCTTGCTTTTCTCCTCATTTATATCATGGATGAAATTCACATCATACGCCAAGAAAGGACAAAgtatattaaaaatgtttccAATTTAATCAATTTTGGTCTAAAGtcggtgtttttcttttttgttttcctgcaAGTCATCAAATTTAAGATGGGGGCTGATATAGTAAAGTTTTACTTACTTAATCCAAATGATTTTATTCCTTTCCATACAGTTTCTCATGTAGATCAGACCTTGAGGATAATTATGGGCTTTTTGGCATTTCTCATAGTTTTGAAAACTCTCAGGTATTCCAGATTCTTTTATGATGTGCGTCTGGCACAAAGATCCATCTTGGCAGCTCTTCCTGGAATCTGTTCTATGGCACTTGTGGTGGCAGTGTACTTTTTTGTATACATGGCTTTTGGCTACCTAGTGTTTGGCCAACATGAATGGAATTATAATAATATGATTCATTCAGCTCAGACTGTCTTCTCCTATTGTGTTTCAGCTTTTAAGGACACTGCTTTTACATCCAACCGGTTGCTGGGTGGTCTTTTCCTAGCCTCCTTTATGCTGGTGATGATCTGTGTCTTGATCAATTTATTTCAAGCTGTGATTATGTCTGCCTATGAGGATATGAAACAACCTGTATATGAAGAACCATCTGATGAAGCAGAGGTGATTACTTTTCTAGTTCATAAGATCAGAAGGATATGGTATTTTATCACCTGTAGGACACCATCAGCAAGTGATCCAGATCTTTTAAATAGCGTACTATATGGGCAAGCTCAGAGGTATAGCCACCGACACTTAGGGCTAAAGACCAAAAAAATAAACGGCAAGAAAATGGTTTATCTTGTCATATGA